In the genome of Brachypodium distachyon strain Bd21 chromosome 3, Brachypodium_distachyon_v3.0, whole genome shotgun sequence, the window CTTACAGCACTGAAAGTACAGTCATGTTATTCAACTAATCTGCCAAAAAATTAGAACTAAACTTTCGATGTTAGTTTTTCCCACTTTAAAGGGCCTACATTGTTGCCAATATCAAATTTCCTGTGTATGACGTCCTCATGTTTGTGTGTTGATGTTTGGTTTAGGTGCTTACAATTAATGCATTGTAGATCCTGAAACATGAAGTTTTGTTGTTGTCACTAGATTACAAATGTTCATTGTCCTGATGTCAGACTGGATATAGGAGTGGAGAACCATTATTTTAGTTGCCAAATAACAAATTAATACGTCTTAATAATCTGTATGAGCTTATTCATGGCTCTGTGCATCgcttgatgcagaggccggggagtttccccttttcgaaagaGAATGAGCTTATTCAGTGGCATTCCTTGCCTCGCTATTTGAAGTTAATCTCTGTAATTCCTGTTCACTAGATTGGAACAATTGTTTCCTCTGGAGATCTACCAACTGGCATTTTGGAAAACCATCTCGAGTGTTTgtaatattaaaaaaaaagttctgtTTGCATATGTGTGTTCTTTTGAATGATGGATATAGGAGTGAATATTGAGCATACGTGTCctgtttaaattttttttgtttatttgaaCTTTGAAGTGAGTGATCACCTAAAGGCAAGGTGTTCACGTCCCCACTCATTTCCAGTTTAGCTATCACAATGTCCTGATTCTGACCCAATCTGGAGAGGTGTGgatgctgctgcctgctgttTATGTAGCAGGGTTATTGTTTTGCAGTTTCCTCCCTTTCAGCCTACGGAAACTCTGACTCTACCTGAAGTTAGTACCTTGTATCAACTGCCAAGATAACAAACCTGACACTAATTTTGTATGTTTATAGCGAGTTTGCTTCTCCTGTTGTAATAACTTCGTTGTTGTCCTAATTGCTTTAATTTGTGCTCTCTTGTACTGAAGCAGGGAGATGAAACTGGAAGATAACTGAAGTTTTGCAATATCTGCCGCTTATTATTGTCTTGCAAATAGTAGTCATCATGGGGTCTGGATCAGTGTCTCTGAAGCAAAAGAAACGGGCAAAGCATGCGAAGAACAAGTACTTGAAGCCTGGTGCCCTTGCTCAGATTAGTTACAGCAGGAGCACTAGCAGGGATATCGGGAAGAAGCGGATTCTGTTGAATGGGGAGAAGGATGAGCTGGAAATATTGCCACATGGCGAAGCTGTTTTTGAAAGCACTACACCGATTATGTCCCCTGCAAGGCTCAGTATTGAGCCATTTAGTGGCATTACGGGGCAGATGTTGCCAAGAACACCCAGGACTCCTCAACCAACTGAATGTGATGGCTATTCAAGACTTGAATCACTTCCTCTTGATCTGCTGGTATGGAACTGACACCACTTTCCTGTTAACTTCCGTTTTTGAATCAATTTCCTGTTAACTTCAGTTTGCTGTAACAAACCTGACTGCCATTGTTTCTTTGCGAAGATCAAGATCGTGTGTTACTTGCACCATGACCAGCTGAAGGCTGTTTTCCATGTTTCAAAAAGGATCCGAAAGGCAGTAAGTATCATGTTTTATACCACTGCATCCTTTATTAGTGCAAttgaagtgttttttttccttcctttggCACTTGTAGAACTCATCGCAACCTTAATGCTCGTTAAATTCATGAACTACACAATGCTTTGATAGATAGTGGCCAAGATCAGCTTTAACGGGCTACATCTTCTACTTCTGTTATGTACTTATGTTATGTCACCTGTATAATAACTATCTAACATGGCAGAAAGTTGTTTGTTCTTCCATTACATAATAACATAGGCATGTATGATTTACTGTATTTCCAAATCACAGTGCGCGTAGTCATTTCCATACTTTTCAATTGCTCTAGTGTTTTTGCATGTTCGTCATCCTACATATTCAACTTAGTTTTCACACCCAACCTACTATTTATCGAGTTATCTTGTATTTCAGTATGTTCTATACTGCTTCCCCAATCCCCCCTACTCATTTTTTGTCATATGAACTAGGTTGAACAAGCAAGGCAGTACCATTTCAACTACACTACTCCAGATCGCAGCAGGCAAGAACTGCTCCAGAACAAGACACCTCTCCCGACAGAGCATTGGCCTTTTATGAGGTTTGTCATATCAGGTTAATTATTTAAGTAGCATTTATTTGCTTGAGTAAGCTCTGATCAGTCTGGATGCCCCACTGAATTTTCAGCAGAATAGATGGCAAGGATGTGAGGGTCGCCACCCCGAGAACCCCAAAGGCTCCAAGACATGGTCCTCGGCATTCACGTTTCAAGCTGATTGATGTGAAGCCAATCACAGCTGTTCTTTTCCCGGATTCATTACCTACAAAGCGTTTGCGCCGTTCGATGCCACCAGGGTTgccaaggcctgtacaaaagGCTGCAGCCGCACCTAGAGTTTTACTATATGAGGAAGAGCTTTGTGAAGCTGTTGCACAAAATAAGCTTCTCTGAAGCTCCTAGTGATAATGTATAGTTTTATCTATGTCATGTCCCTGGGTATGAATTTTGGCCTGGTGGTACCTGGCTGACATCTTGGATAATCATGGTCAGGTTAGGCAGTTTAGATTAGTCATTAGCCCTTCATATACTCTTATGAGCATAAGGACCGAGTTTGGCTTATTTCCGGCTATGTATATACTACATAGTATTAATAAATGTAGTGGTTAATCATCTTGGACAATAATATTTTGCCTATGAAGTTGATGTCTGCTTATCAGGATTCTGGAGGCATTATGCCTGCTATTTGCTGAAATCAGGTTGGATCCTGCAATTCTTTGTCATTGATTTCGCTCTATTGGTGGTAGTACTTAAGTTATGTTTTCATACAAGTTGTAAAGTTTGATGATCTTGAATCTCGACGTTGCCTGTTTAAACAGACTGAATCCATTCAATTCGAGATTATTTTGAGAAATTCTATCTGGCAGACAAGATGCATacaacattttctttgagTTCGTTTAGTTATATCAGCCACTGAAAATGGCTGGTCTGGTTGAAAAGCCAAACATATAGTACTATCGGTGACCATGGCCACAAAATCTCACATCACAAGTTGCAACAGTGACATCGAACTGAAGTAGTAGTACCATCTTAGCGCCTGAAGTGTCCAGTTTTGTGGCATCCTGTTTACCATAGCCCGTAGCGATTTATGATCTGGGCCATGAGGAGATCGTAGCCTCTCTCGGTGAGATGGAAGGTGTCCCAGAAGAGGAACTTGGTTGGGTCCCTGCAGGCGTGCGCCGTGTAGCTGTTGCACGTGAGCGTGACCTCGAACAGCCCCGTGCCGCAGCACCCTCGGTTGGACACCTCGAATCCTAAAGCAAAAGCAAGTAACTTGGACAGGAACATAGATGCCAACTAGACATTTTAATAACATGGCATGAcaataaatgaaaaaagaaagagacgTGGTAACTAAATATGTTaacataacatcacacaaatcaaaatCAAGAAAAGATGAGTTTACAAGtaataaatgacacaataTATAACACCACACATAACTTACTACCCACTGCGTAGGTAGCAACTTAGACTAGTAACACGAACATGTTACTATTCTAAGTTACAATAGAGAAGCCTCATTTGAATAACCCTTGTCAAAATCATCGTAAAAAAGCGATACGTATGTGTGTTTCAGTACCGTAGGCTGCCGGGCGCTGGATCATGTCGAGCAGCGGCGTGTAGAGGTCGATGTACTTGAGCACGGAACCCGGGAGCAGCGCCGAGCCGTTGAGCCGCTTGATCTCCTTCTCCAGCGCGGCGTTGTAGAGCACGGCCGCCTGGTTGTACAGGGAAACACACGCCctgtcgtcgccgccggcgttgGTCCGCTGCGACGGCACGCACCCGAtgggcggcgcgccggcgaTGCTCACCCGCCGCGCGCCCATGCCGTACAGTTTCTGTGTGGCCAGAATCGAGCGGCACCGTCCGTCCGTGAGAGTGATATTTATGGCTGCGATGGTTCTAGCTGTGTTTTGTCGATGGGTTAATTACCTGGATGAAGTCGGAGGCGCACTTGACAATgaactcgatgtaggactcgagGTCGTAGTCCCGCCGGAGCGGCGTGGTGAAATaggtgttggcgaggtcgtcggTGCCGCTGACCACCAGGAACATGCTCGTCGACACGATCTCCGCCGCTCGCTGCTCGCCGGCGATGGCCCTGATCTTCCCCTTGTACTCCTTGAACAGGTCCAGCTGGTCGTCCAAGGTGAGAACCGACTGCACAGCACGGTGGAGAGAGTAAGAAAATGGCCATCGCAGTTGAGAATTCGATGTTGCAAGCTGTGTGTCGGAGATGTTCGTTTACCACGATCTCGGCCGTGAGGGGATCGAAGCCGCAGCCGCCGGACGCGAAGCTGACGCCGGTCAGCAGGTCAAAGTCGCTGAGCTCCGTGCCGAGGTACGCCGGCACGTACTGCTTCAGGCCCATCCGGGTGGCTGCAGGAAGCCAGGAAGGATCGATCAAACGGCGGAATTTCATTACATGGTGTCGCTGCGTCGTCAGTACGTGCCAGCCAAGCGAGACGAGAAGGAATATACGTACCTAGGATGTCGCCGACGATCTTGCCGTTGCTGAACCTTCCTGTGGCGTTGTGTCCGGGGAAGTCCTGACCGTAGGGCGCGAAGTCGCACCGCACCGTCGTGGTCAGCGCGTTGTTGTTCCCGGGGTCCACGATGGAGTCCCCGAACAGgatcagcgccggcggcggccgcgtctGCTTCGACGGCGGTGCCGGTGAAGCAATGCAGCAGTGACTCAGAAGCATCAATGCCGTGATCAGTGCTATGATACAGCAGTGCGATGCTCCTCCGTCGACCGTGCATTTGCTCGCCATGTTGGGTTAAGCTGCTCGATCCGGTGTTGATCAAGAGTGCACGTACTCACACTGCTCTGCCCGGAGCTGTTCCTCTGCTCTTGTACTTGTAGAGCGGATTGGATGACTGGAAACAACCTCTGGTGGATGGTGGTATGATCATTAGTTCATTACTTGTGTATTTCACTATCAGTTTCTTGCGAGGTTATCTAATTTCTTTGTTCTTGCCAGGCGGAGCTTTAAGCTAGCGTGTCACTAATTTTCTGGACAACAAATTACTCTGATCCACAAGTTTTGGCTACCTCTGTTTTTATTTCTAGTCAGGTGAAGAACTTGTGCATGTGTGTATTGTCTTCCATTAGTCTTTTGCCCCCGGCCTTGAGTCTATTAATTAACCAGAGAAAACAATCCATACCACTGACACAACCGCACAGGCCAGCGTTTGTCATACTCATACCACCAAATTTCAGTcacactcttttttttcttctgcttgAGTACTTACTATTCAAGGCTgaattataattttttttttcttgaggtgcaaatcaaattttgaatctcctTGTTTGTTTTCTCATAACACATCCTCTCCTTACATGATTAGGAATTATTGTTTTGTCTCTAAAATGGATACTTTTTACTCATTTTGGTCTTAGATAtacaattttgactaaatgtCATTATATTTATTTAGGACATTAAATTGCGTACCTTTGGAGGCTTATCATGCATTCACCCTCgcgagatatttttttttgtgccttGTCCATTTTCGGTTGTTGATAGGTGGTGGGCACCGTTTTGCACTCCATCTCCCGTAGACTCGTTTCTCCACTTAACGTTAGTTGTGAACTCTTATCCCCTACCTATTGGGCCTATATAAAGGAGAGAAAGCTACCCCTTGTACGCATTGTTGAGATCAGAATTAATAAAGagctcatgttcctctctaCTTTCTAGTGTTCATCTACTTTACTGTATTTTGTGATTGTGTGTGTTTGACTACGATCTTGATGTGCAACCTCGGGACCGGCCAGCCGGCAGGAGTTGCACAACACGTTATCAGCACGAGCCTCTACCCCAAGCCTTCATCGAGCCTCCTCCAAGCAGGTTCTCGACATAAATCACGGAGGTATTGGATCcgaaattttattgcaaaaatgAATTCCTCTTCGTGTTACGATTCCGTTTTTGTGATTAGATTATTTTCCGGATTTTTCTACCCACGGTATGGATTTTCCTCGTGAGATGTTGCCGACCAAGTCGCGGGCCAATGCTGATCATCCTCGCCGCACGAGGGACTTGTTGaccatcaccatggggagacGGTGTCGCACCACCGTGCTtcaccgccggccaccgcaggCTTCCAACCGCGAGCTGTCCCAAGCCACTGTCGAGCCGCCGTCTTGTGTGCTGGCTGCCGCTGCGTCGGGCACGAgcgcgcgccgctgccgcgtgcGCAGGGCGCcagcggcggctgccgccTCGGGTGCGCGCGGGCCGCCCCCGCCTCGTGCGTCGGGCGTGCGGACCGCCGCCTGCGCGTGCACCGCCGCCTCGGGCGCTGGCCGCTGCGGCGTGCGCACGAGCCGCAGCCGTCTCGTGCGCGGGGCACCGCCGTCCCCTGCAGGGCGCGGGGgtgccgccgccatcggccGCCCCTACcgcccgcccccgccggccgTCGCAGCCTcgggcgcggcgccgccgtgcagGGCGCGCGGGCCGCCGGCCACCCCTgccgcccgcggccgccgcccagaggggaaaccctaggggCGGGCGCGGCTGGCCCAGCTGGGCCGCGAGGGATGGGCCAGTGGGCCGACTTCTGggctgaaaaaaaaggagggggAAAATGGGCTGGCAACCCGAAATGTATTTTGGGCCAGGAATTTTGCGTTTTAGCCCCTGGATTTTACCATAATTACGCACAAATGTTTGATGTGCTGCGTTTTTGCGCGTAAGCCCCTGGAAGTGTCAGTTTTTGCTGAAACTGCACATTTATGCTCAAAATGGCTTCGGGAATGTGTTTTTGGGGCTAATTTTTACGTTTAGGAAACGTTTAACTTGCCATCTCTATGCACATGCTTGTATTACCATGTTTTACCATTGTTGATTAATTGTAATTATGACTTATTGCTTTTAATCATTAAGTAAGACATGAACTCGCGTGTTTTAAATATTGGAACGTTGTCTTATTGAATACATTGTATCACCATCGCAATTGTGCAAGGGATTGTTGTTGTAATCTCATGGTTACTTGCAAAAATGCAGATGGACGGAATAATACATCGGGAATTTGACGCGCTTCATGAGAGCGGCGCAAATTACCTCCAGTGGAAGTGTGATGTGGAGCTTTTCCTCGAGTCAAAGGGACTCCTAGGGGCGGTCGGTCACTCGACCCACGAGGTCACTACCACCACGCCTGAGGAAAATGATGAGGTGCTGCAGTTCCTGTGGCGCCATCTCTGCAACATTCTGGAGGAAGAGTATATGGCTGAGACTAGCGCCATGGCTCTTTGGACGGCCCTGAGGGAGCGGTTCGAGGAGGACGAACTTGCCAACTTCCAAAGGAAGGTACCCATGTTACCCATTGTGGGGCCTTTTATGGCGCCATATGAGTAGCAGGCAAATCCAGGCTGAGCCTGATGGCGTGATTGCTGAAATGGCCTAGTCATTATTGTTCCCTTGATGTTTTAGTTTATTCATTGATGCAATTGGGTTGTAAGCTCTATGAGAGCAAACCATATCCTTTACAGCGATTGGATGATATCTGGTTCATTCATTAGTTCCTTTATTTAATACTGATGGCTTGTTATGTTCTGAAATATGTAATGCATTGACTTAATTATGTTGCTACTTCCTCGCTTCATAAATTAATTAGATGCTATATTTTAGAACACGTGGCGCTCGAATGGAGGAAACGTGCCTTGTGGATAGTTGTACCACAAACACCATCTTGAGAGAAACTTGTTATTTCGAGTCCATTAAAAAGACTCCGGGGAGTATCATGACTATCGCAAGGGGCGAGTCAAAAATATTAGGCTCTGGACGAGCTACTATCATACTCCCCATGAGAACAACTTTGCTCATTGAGGAAGCATTATTGTACACAGAGTTGACTCGAACTCTCTTGAGTTTTAAGGACATCCGTGCAAACGGCCTCCATGTGGAGACCGATGATGATAATGGCAAAGAGTGCCTACTTATCACAAAGCGCGATGCCCACGGTAAACATGTTGTTGAAAAATCCCCTTCATTCGACACGGGGCTTTACTACACTAAGATTGTAGCGCCGCCCGTGTACACTACCTTAAAGACTATATTTAGAAGTTCTGAACTATTATGCTTATGGCATGATAGATTAGGCCACCCGGGTATTAGAATgatgagaaatataattaacaaCTCAAATGGGCATGGGGTGAATGTTAAAAATTTCCCGAATCATGATGATTTCGTGTGTTCGGCATGCGTGACGGTTAAATTAATCATTCGACCATCACCATTGAAAGTGAGGGATGAAATCACTGCGTTTTTGGAATGCATCCAAGGGGATATATGTGGTCCGATTCAGCCCCTTTCGGGGCCGTTTCGATACTTCATGGTGCTCATAGACGCTTCGTCTAAATGGTCCTGTGCTAACTTCTTGTCTACACGGAACCATGCCTTTGCCAAGTTGTTGTAAATCATACAAATGAGGAATAATTTCCGGGATCATCGTATAAAGTTTATTCGAATCGACAACGCTGgagaattttcttcaaaagcgTTCGATGATTATTGTATGGCACTTGGCATTAAGGTTGAGCACTCTGTACCGCATGTCCATACGCAAAATGGACCAGCGGAGGCATTGATTAAGAGGATTAAATTCATTGCCAGACCACTCCTTCAGGGTTGTAATTTACCAACCACGTGTTGGGGGCATGCAGTGTTGCACGCCGCAAATCTCATCAACTATAGACCCACGGCCGATAACATCCATTCACCTGTCCAACTAGCGCAAGGGCCGGCACTGAAAATTTCCCACCTTCATAGGTTCGGTTGCCAGGTATATGTACCGATACCACCCGCTCAACGATCAGCAATGGGACCGCTCCGTAAGTCGGGGATATACGTTGGTTATGAGACAGTGCCCATAATCAGGTATCTGGACCCCATGACAGGAGACTGTCATACGGCCCACTTTGCTGACTGCATTTTTGACGAGGATCTCTTCCCGACTTTACGGGGAGGAAATTAACCTCTTGATGAGAAAAGTCGAGAATCGACGTGGCAAGCCACGGGGATCCACGCAAACGACCCGTGCACAAGTGAGACACATAGAGAAgtccaaaagaaaatagatTTGCATGCTTTAGCGAATCAACTGCCTGATCACTTTAGTGACTTGAGAAGTGTGACAAAATCACATGTGCCTGAGTGCAATGTACCGGAAAGGGTAGAGATACCCAAGGATCCTGTGGGGCTACCCGCTCGAGTCCAAAGGCCTAAAAGGACGAGAAATCCGGTTCCTCAAATCCCAAGTACTCGGGGACGCCCGACGAAAGAGGACAAGGGGGATTTATCACACTCGGTTACTAAAAAGCCCCGAAAGAGTGAGGGGAGCCAATTGAGACCTGGCACAAGTACGGAATCTCCAGCGCAAGAAATTCCGGACTTTAAACTTCCAACAATGGAAGCACCCAGCGGAGATGTGAGCACACACATCGGCGCGGAAAAACTaatgttggggaacgcggtatgctacgctagcacaatataaaaatttctaccgcttccgcccggatcaatgctgtagataatggatcacgagattaccactagacgcgcagacccatagcggaagtagagtcgatgtagcgcgtcgatgccgagtagtcgaacagtctgctcctcctcgccgatcccacgaacagttcgtccaagcgcctccgaggtatccgcacgtacagggaggaactccgtgcggtggaccgctagatccgatcgcaaggctttgggcatggaggtgtgacggccgagtctaactcgcgtctggactggtgtaaccctaaccgggtacgcctcctccacttatatagacctccctggtgggcttcaacacttgaggcccgttaggagtctaagcccgatgcgagttggatccgatccaattcggtcccatccccttaagcgtgtgaccctacAGGTTCACGGTCagacggacacgactacgagctcggactgcgggttcgagtaacaccttactcgtccaccggcaccgactcaagtcgatagttggtagcggcgcctagcagcacgtgccaactcccgagtaaccacaaggtatattgacgaaccatacaatgtgtcatatgcaacgttccttttgcctcacgatatgtgtgtcgagctcaaggcgagtgcttgtcatccttgtggatagctcgactctcttctcgttcctgtgatacagattcccgaacgggttaacacttaacccaagtcgcatggccatgctttccgaatctgatcactcgagagggcccagagatatctctccgaacaggaggggcaaatcccatcttgatcaaccatgattCGCaacatgcttctcagcaaacccgaaagctacctttataaccacccagttacggagtagcgtttggcaacccctaagtaggccgattcacatcccaagctcatgcgatgacctcaagtctaggactggcatatacatcgtacttgagactaacaaatgacaatcatctcgttgtgtctcagtgcgggtctgtccgactcaacaatctcattgtcgagtccatgctatcagtcggcaacaccttgccctatgacttgtgaaacatagtcatcatactgattcacattgctagtctaggttatgtgtccgcataacctcaatgaccagggaccattagaacaacatcatagaatacatagtctcacaaacaaatcacgtatttattgatacatatcagtgatgatgttcaataacaataactcatgaatacatacgaaataacatcatcacatgattgcctctagggcatatctccaacaactAAAAGACCTCGCTCCAGGAATGGGAAATCCTGTGGAGACAGAGGATGTGCATGATGCGCCCCATGACGAAATGGCCATAGATTATGTTAACACGGGAGAATCAATAAACCGAGCGAATGCTAATGTCGACATAAACTTTGCTAAGAAAATTGCCGCAATCATCAATCTTGACCCCGAGCCTAACTCGCTCGCTGATTGTAAGAAGAGGTCGGATTGGAAAGATTGGCAGAAGGCAATAGCTACCGAGTTATTATCTCTGCACAAAAGAGAGGTTTTTGGACCTGTGTGTCGAACCCCTCCCCACATACGCCATGTCGTCTATAAGCTGTTATTTGTccgcaagagaaatgaaaaaaatgaggTAGTACGGTACAAAGCAAGGTTAGTTGCTCAGGGGTTTACTCAACGACCTGGGGTCGATTATGAGGAAACCTACTCCCTGGTCATGGATGAAATTACCTTTAGATATTTAATCTCAATGGCTGTCAATATGGatttaaaaatgaaattgatggaTGTTGTTACTGCTTACCTGTATGGTAACTTGGATTCGGATATTTATATGAGGATACCTGATGGTCTTCCGGTTCTGAACCAAGACAGAGCAAACAGAGGTCTATACAGTGTTCAACTCAGGAAGTCACTGTACGGACTTAAACAGTCGGGTAGAATGTGGTATAATCGCCTGAGTGATTTTTTACATGAAAAGGGCTACATGAGCAATGAAGATTGCCCATGTGTATTTATACGgcgatcccaagatggatTCTGTATAATCTCGGTATACATAGATGATTTGAATATCATCAGTACACCTGAGGATATTGAGGAAGCAAGTTCCTACTTGAAGtcggaatttgagatgaaggacttaggtaaaaccaagttttgTTTAGGTTTGCAACTGGAACATTCCCATGATGGGATTCTAGTGCACCAGTCTACCTACACTCAGAAGGTGTTGgaaagatttggatttgacaAGGCATATCCTTCAAAGACTCCCATGATTGGGCGGTCATTACAGCAAGACAAGAACCCTTTCAGACCgaaagaagagggggaggaagttCTGGGTTCAGAATTTCCTTACCTGAGTGCTATTGGAGCACTCATGTACCTCGC includes:
- the LOC100837287 gene encoding F-box protein At4g35930 isoform X2, whose amino-acid sequence is MGSGSVSLKQKKRAKHAKNKYLKPGALAQISYSRSTSRDIGKKRILLNGEKDELEILPHGEAVFESTTPIMSPARLSIEPFSGITGQMLPRTPRTPQPTECDGYSRLESLPLDLLIKIVCYLHHDQLKAVFHVSKRIRKAVEQARQYHFNYTTPDRSRQELLQNKTPLPTEHWPFMRIDGKDVRVATPRTPKAPRHGPRHSRFKLIDVKPITAVLFPDSLPTKRLRRSMPPGLPRPVQKAAAAPRVLLYEEELCEAVAQNKLL
- the LOC100837287 gene encoding F-box protein At4g35930 isoform X1; the encoded protein is MGSGSVSLKQKKRAKHAKNKYLKPGALAQISYSRSTSRDIGKKRILLNGEKDELEILPHGEAVFESTTPIMSPARLSIEPFSGITGQMLPRTPRTPQPTECDGYSRLESLPLDLLIKIVCYLHHDQLKAVFHVSKRIRKAVEQARQYHFNYTTPDRSRQELLQNKTPLPTEHWPFMSRIDGKDVRVATPRTPKAPRHGPRHSRFKLIDVKPITAVLFPDSLPTKRLRRSMPPGLPRPVQKAAAAPRVLLYEEELCEAVAQNKLL
- the LOC100823384 gene encoding GDSL esterase/lipase EXL3 — protein: MASKCTVDGGASHCCIIALITALMLLSHCCIASPAPPSKQTRPPPALILFGDSIVDPGNNNALTTTVRCDFAPYGQDFPGHNATGRFSNGKIVGDILATRMGLKQYVPAYLGTELSDFDLLTGVSFASGGCGFDPLTAEIVSVLTLDDQLDLFKEYKGKIRAIAGEQRAAEIVSTSMFLVVSGTDDLANTYFTTPLRRDYDLESYIEFIVKCASDFIQKLYGMGARRVSIAGAPPIGCVPSQRTNAGGDDRACVSLYNQAAVLYNAALEKEIKRLNGSALLPGSVLKYIDLYTPLLDMIQRPAAYGFEVSNRGCCGTGLFEVTLTCNSYTAHACRDPTKFLFWDTFHLTERGYDLLMAQIINRYGLW